GGACCCACCGGCACCTCCTGACTGAGGTCTCCAAACAGGTGGAGCGGGAGCTGAAGGGATTGCAGAAATCCGTGGGGAAGTTGGAGAACAACTTAGAGGACCACGTCCCGACTGAAAACCAGAGATGGAAGAAGTCCATCAAGGCCTGCCTGGCCAGGTGCCAGGAGACCATTGCCCACCTGGAGAGGTGGGTCAAGAGGGAGATGAATGTTTGGAAGGAGGTCTTTTTCCGCCTGGAAAAATGGGCTGACCGCCTGGAGTCCATGGGGGGCAAAtactgccctggggagcagggcaagCAGACCGTGTCTGTTGGGGTGGGAGGCCCAGAGATAAGGCCAGGTGAGGGGGAGATTTATGATTATGCCCTGGACATGAGCCAGATGTATGCCCTGACCCCTCCTCCCGGGGAGGtgcccagcatcccccagggcCACGATTCCTACCAGTGGGTCTCCGTGTCCGAGGACGCTCCAGCCTCCCCGGTGGAGACCCAGGTGTTTGAGGACCCCCGGGAGTTCTTGAGCCACTTGGAGGAATACTTGAAGCAGGTGGGTGGAACAGAGGAGTACTGGCTGTCTCAGATCCAAAACCACATGAACGGCCCAGCTAAAAAGTGGTGGGAGTACAAGCAGGACTCCGTCAAAAACTGGGTGGAGTTCAAGAAGGAGTTCCTGCAGTACAGCGAGGGAACTCTGACTAGGGATGCTATCAAAAGGGAGCTGGATTTGCCCCAGAAGGAGGGGGAGCCCCTGGATCAGTTCCTTTGGCGCAAGAGAGACCTGTACCAGACCCTCTATGTGGATGCAGATGAGGAGGAGATTATCCAGTACGTGGTAGGCACCCTCCAGCCCAAACTGAAGCGTTTCCTGAGCTACCCCCTGCCCAAGACCTTAGAGCAGCTGATCCAGAGGGGCAAGGAAGTCCAAGGCAACATGGAGCACTCTGAGGAGCCCAGCCCACAGAGGACCCCTGAGGTTCAGCCAGGAGACTCCGTGGAGACCGTGCCCCCCTCCACCACCGCCAGCCCCGTGCCCAGCAATGGGACTCAaccagagccccccagccccccagccaCTGTCATATGAGCCCCCCTGAGCGGGGTCTGGGTTCTGTGGAAGGGAGAAGGGGGCTTGTTTAGGAAGCTTCTCCTTGGAGGGAAGTTCTGGCTGAGACCTGAGGAGCGCTCAGTCCAACAGCCCGGAGCAGAGGGATTGCCTTTGCTCCTGGGGGGAGGGAGGTggagggggacaggggctgcCCCCCTcgcccagctctgctgctgggaccCTGCTGGCACCACTGTGGGCAACAGCCAATTTCATGAGAATTCCCTGACTAGAAACTCGAGACAATTCCCAACAGTGGAGCAGCCGCTTGGCGCTGGCGGCTCCCAAGGACTTCACGCgagtgcagcagctgtggagggTTCCTGCCCATCTGcatctctctttttccttctctcctccctcctctgagAGGGTGGCCCTGTCCTGAGGAGACAGCTTTCTTTTGACCCTTGCCTGTTTTTGATTAACCTCTGGGTTTCTGTTCACTTGGCAATCTCCTGCTCTTACTTGCTCCAAAggattaaagtaatttttttggattaaatttttttttgttctaagaagaaaaaaaaaaaatcctattattTCAGGAACTGAAAGCTTTAAGAATCTGGattattttctgtggttttcatTTCACTGCACCTAATACCTGCTTTAATGTGTTTCCTCTGAAGAGGCTCTTACTGGTTTACTTCTTGTCTTAGTTTCTGCTCACTTCAGTTCAAGGCCACTGCAGTGCAGAGGCAAATTTCATCCTTTCTCTGCACATTATCCTGTGCATTCAGCAGGAAACAgattttctaattaaattctGAGCTCATTTATTGAAGGAGCAGTCTCCTTCCTTTCAGGGAAGAGAGGGTGTTTAAGGTAGAGAGAGGAGACACCAGAGCTCTTTTGAGAGactgggggaagggaagggaaataaatCCTTACTCTTtgaatgaaacaaacaaacacaccccAAATTCAGAGCAAAATATCCCCAGAGCAGCAAATCGAGTCCATGCTGACATGTGGAGACAACTGGAGCTTTTGCCATGTAAAAGccaaaagaaatgaagagagGATCTGTGTGCCCCAGCACAGTTTCTGCTCACACAGACAGACTCCAAATGCACTTGGGAAGCCtgacatccctgtcctggagcacCTAGCACAGAGTGCTGTCTGCTCACAGAGAAATTCCTGCAACATCTCACCACAGATGGAGACAGAGCTGGACTTTGTGACTTTTTCCATGTTGAGAAGGAAATGCTCAGCACTCACCTTTGGCCAGTGTTTGGTGATAGGACTGAGAGGAGAAAGACATTCCTCAAGTTTGGCTCTCCAAAGCTGCCTGAGGCTGGACACATCTTGGGCATCATCTGCATTTACCAGCAGACCAAATGaacagcagggatgcagcagcaggagtgaccctgggatgctcctggcactgccacagcagggacaggtggCACTGGTGGCTCAGAAGGCCTTTGCTGTGACTCCTTCCAGGAGGCTGAAGGTAAGGCAGCTCTCTGGCACTCTCTCCTCAGAGAGTAGAAAACTTGCCTGGGGttaaaaattcagctgaaatggGATATGAAGCATTTGGGTTGGGAGAAAAGGGGAGGGAGAGCCACGCAAAGGGAAATACAGGAATGGGAAAAGTTTCCAAAGAGGGCAGTATCCTGAACTTT
The nucleotide sequence above comes from Oenanthe melanoleuca isolate GR-GAL-2019-014 chromosome 2, OMel1.0, whole genome shotgun sequence. Encoded proteins:
- the ARC gene encoding LOW QUALITY PROTEIN: activity-regulated cytoskeleton-associated protein (The sequence of the model RefSeq protein was modified relative to this genomic sequence to represent the inferred CDS: inserted 2 bases in 1 codon), coding for MQLDNVTSAGVHSFQGHRGSXANKPNVILQIGKCRAEMLEHVRRTHRHLLTEVSKQVERELKGLQKSVGKLENNLEDHVPTENQRWKKSIKACLARCQETIAHLERWVKREMNVWKEVFFRLEKWADRLESMGGKYCPGEQGKQTVSVGVGGPEIRPGEGEIYDYALDMSQMYALTPPPGEVPSIPQGHDSYQWVSVSEDAPASPVETQVFEDPREFLSHLEEYLKQVGGTEEYWLSQIQNHMNGPAKKWWEYKQDSVKNWVEFKKEFLQYSEGTLTRDAIKRELDLPQKEGEPLDQFLWRKRDLYQTLYVDADEEEIIQYVVGTLQPKLKRFLSYPLPKTLEQLIQRGKEVQGNMEHSEEPSPQRTPEVQPGDSVETVPPSTTASPVPSNGTQPEPPSPPATVI